In one Populus nigra chromosome 12, ddPopNigr1.1, whole genome shotgun sequence genomic region, the following are encoded:
- the LOC133669551 gene encoding uncharacterized protein LOC133669551, whose amino-acid sequence MMNHECCLVMDAWIREAQEATKLVEDIESRIKNKDLAEENRLRDIAQSKLIEAGVKLDRLESLLHNPPSKPALTIEDSEFRWKMISDLQLRTRALALRLYTSTKRAGGFLVSTTTGTSRTTNSLDQDQKRKLHSKFDPELLTLLTSEDTTQDQVQFKNSGSFISTSLIKKVCWTFCLILGAAALLFVLVIICAVI is encoded by the exons ATGATGAATCATGAGTGCTGTCTAGTTATGGATGCATGGATAAGGGAAGCACAAGAGGCAACAAAGTTGGTGGAGGACATAGAAAGCAGAATAAAGAACAAAGACTTAGCCGAAGAAAATAGGCTCAGAGACATTGCTCAATCGAAGCTAATTGAAGCTGGAGTCAAGCTTGATCGCCTTGAATCACTCCTTCATAACCCACCTTCAAAGCCTGCGTT AACTATAGAAGATTCGGAATTTCGATGGAAAATGATATCGGATTTACAGCTAAGAACACGAGCACTGGCTCTCCGTCTCTATACATCAACAAAGAG GGCAGGAGGTTTTCTGGTTTCAACTACCACTGGAACCAGTAGAACAACCAACAGCCTTGATCAAG ATCAGAAAAGGAAGTTGCACTCCAAATTCGATCCAGAGCTGCTCACGCTGCTTACT TCAGAGGATACAACCCAAGATCAAGTGCAG TTCAAGAATTCTggttcttttatttcaacaagtTTAATCAAGAAGGTGTGCTGGACCTTCTGTTTGATTCTTGGAGCAGCTGCACTGCTATTTGTCTTGGTTATAATCTGCGCAGTAATATAA
- the LOC133669246 gene encoding uncharacterized protein LOC133669246 has translation MRDFPSCFGENGVQVADSSSSNTSKNAQNLVTCVYQCRIRGRSCLITITWSKNLMGQGLSVGIDDSANHCLCKVDIKPWLFSKRKGSKSLEAYSCKIDIYWDLSSAKFGSGPEPSEGFYVAVVVDRQMALLLGDMRKEAFKKTGATPIPSNTVFVAKREHVFGKKAFRTKAQFCDNGQIHDLVIECDTIGVSDPCLLLRVDCKTVMQVKQLRWKFRGNHTILVDGLAVELFWDVHNWLFGTSVGNAVFMFKTCSSAEKLWASQPLSDPNVLPRSFSQRFLDSRSQNLGFSLILYAWKHE, from the coding sequence ATGAGAGATTTCCCATCTTGTTTTGGTGAAAATGGGGTTCAAGTGGCTGATTCTTCGTCTTCAAATACTAGTAAAAATGCACAGAATTTGGTTACTTGTGTGTATCAATGTCGAATTCGAGGCCGGTCTTGCTTGATTACTATTACATGGAGTAAGAATTTGATGGGTCAAGGTCTAAGTGTAGGGATTGATGATTCTGCAAATCATTGTTTATGTAAGGTTGATATTAAACCGTGGTTGttctcaaaaagaaaagggtcTAAGAGTTTAGAGGCATATTCTtgtaaaattgatatatattggGACCTTTCATCAGCTAAATTTGGATCTGGGCCTGAACCATCAGAGGGATTTTATGTTGCTGTTGTTGTGGATAGGCAAATGGCTCTCCTTCTTGGGGATATGAGAAAAGAAGCTTTCAAGAAAACTGGTGCCACTCCTATTCCTTCCAATACTGTTTTTGTTGCAAAAAGAGAGCATGTTTTTGGCAAGAAAGCGTTCCGTACCAAGGCTCAGTTTTGTGACAATGGTCAAATTCATGATCTCGTGATTGAATGTGACACGATTGGTGTCAGTGACCCATGTCTTTTGCTTCGTGTGGACTGTAAGACAGTGATGCAGGTGAAACAACTCCGGTGGAAGTTCCGGGGGAACCATACCATATTGGTTGATGGGCTAGCAGTTGAATTGTTTTGGGATGTACATAATTGGCTCTTTGGTACATCAGTTGGAAATGCTGTTTTTATGTTCAAGACTTGCTCCTCAGCTGAGAAGTTGTGGGCTAGCCAACCGCTTTCAGATCCAAATGTGTTGCCACGGTCCTTCTCCCAGAGATTTCTGGATTCCAGATCACAAAATCTtggtttttcattgattttgtaTGCTTGGAAGCATGAATAG
- the LOC133668958 gene encoding protein NDL2-like, whose amino-acid sequence MGESSDSVSVDIDMLSFGGKEHVVKTSRGSISVYVCGDQEKPALITYPDVALNSMTCFQGLLFSPDAASLLLHNFCIYHIDAPGHELGADVISSDVPLLSVDDLADQVAEVLDFFGLKQVLCLGVMAGAYILTLFTMRYQERVLGLILVSPICKAPSWTEWFYNKVLMNLLYFYGMCGILKECLLQRYFSKEIRCSVQGAEADIIQACRRLLDERKSLNVMRFLQAINERYDLTEDLENLQCRTLIFVGESSQFRDESVYMSTKMGKKTCALVEVEACGSLVTEEHPYAMIIPIEFFLMGFGYHRQPYFASSSSIGSNPTSPSSRCCIAPELLSPESLGIKLKPIKTRVDIDVKV is encoded by the exons ATGGGTGAGTCAAGTGACTCTGTTTCGGTGGATATTGACATGCTATCTTTTGGTGGGAAG GAGCATGTGGTGAAAACAAGCAGAGGTTCAATCTCTGTGTATGTTTGTGGTGATCAAGAGAAGCCTGCTTTGATAACTTACCCTGATGTTGCTCTTAATT CTATGACTTGTTTCCAAGGTCTCTTATTTAGCCCTGATGCAGCTTCCTTGTTGCTCCATAACTTCTGCATATACCACATTGATGCCCCAGGGCATGAG TTGGGAGCTGATGTCATTTCTTCCGATGTTCCATTACTTAGTGTTGATGACTTAGCAGACCAGGTTGCTGAAGTGCTTGATTTCTTCGG GCTGAAACAGGTTCTGTGCTTAGGCGTAATGGCTGGTGCTTACATCCTGACACTTTTCACT ATGAGATATCAAGAACGGGTGCTTGGGCTAATTCTTGTTTCCCCTATTTGCAAGGCACCTTCATGGACTGAATGGTTTTACAATAAG GTGTTAATGAACTTGTTATACTTCTATGGAATGTGTGGAATATTGAAGGAATGCCTTCTCCAGCGTTACTTCAGTAAG GAAATTAGGTGCAGTGTGCAGGGCGCAGAAGCAGACATCATTCAAGCTTGTAGAAGG TTGCTGGATGAAAGAAAAAGTTTGAATGTAATGCGCTTTCTTCAAGCAATCAATGA GAGGTATGACCTTACAGAGGACTTGGAGAATTTGCAGTGCAGGACACTTATTTTTGTGGGGGAAAGTAGTCAATTTCGTGATGAATCAGTATACATGAGTACCAAAATGGGCAAGAAAACTTGTGCTCTTGTTGAG GTTGAAGCATGTGGTTCATTAGTCACAGAAGAGCACCCTTATGCCATGATAATTCCGATAGAGTTTTTTCTAATGGGGTTTGGGTACCACAGACAACCGTATTTTGCTTCCTCATCAAGTATAGGCTCCAACCCTACCAGTCCTTCAAGTCGCTGCTGTATAGCACCGGAACTTCTCTCCCCTGAGAGTCTGGGTATCAAGCTCAAACCAATCAAAACCCGTGTAGACATTGATGTCAAAGTATGA